Within the Devosia lucknowensis genome, the region GAGTCACGGTAATGCGGCCATAGCCAACGACTGGACCGCCTTCTGACACAAAGGCCCCCACGTGGGGGCCTCCTGCTTCTGGCAAAAATGTTATCGCCGGCACATCGGAAGCCGCTGGCTATCGGATCGCCCATTCGATACCGCTGCATGGACCACAGCCCCGAGTCCGATGCCCGATATTGTCCCGCTGCCGCCGATCCGCACCGCCGCCCAATTGCGCGCGCAGGCCGACGACCTCAAGGCACGACCGAACTTTGTTGCCTGTAATCAGGCCTACACCAAAGGCGTTGCCGCCTTTCGGGAGGCCGCTCGCCCCTTCGGCAAACTGATTGCGAACGAGGACCGGTTCCGGATCGTCAATTACATCTTCCACCTCTGGGCCGAGGGACGTGCGGCGGGTGGTGACGGCGCATTGACCTACGGCACCATTCACGAGGTGTCTCAGCGCGGCCAGGTTACCGCGCGGGTGCTCAAGAACACCCTGGCCCTGGGCGTTCATCTGGGTTTTCTGGAGCGCAAGCCCAACCCTGCCGACCGCAGAAGCTGGCTCTACGCGCCTACGGAACTCGGCGCGCGCTTCCCGCATCAGTGGCTGATCCCGGCCACCGAATCCCTCGATCGCCTGGTTGACGGCGAGACTCTGACCGAGCGGATCCAAAATGACCCCGAGGTCACGATCCGCTTTTTTCTCGGCGCCGGCCGCGAATTCGCCTCCGGGCTGGAGCCCGCAATACTGGTGCCCGACTACATGCATTTCTGCGGCCACCGCGAAGGCGCCCCCCTCGTCGCCATGGCCCTCCTGATCGCCGAAATGGAAGGAAAGCCCAATCCCAGTCGCGGCGAGATCGCCGCCCGCTACGGCCTCACCAAGAGCCAGGTCGCCCTGGTGATTTCGGCAGGGGTCGAGCTCGGGTTCATTTCGCTGGAAAACGGCAGCGCGCGGCCGACCGATGCCTTGCGAGACGGCAATGCCGACTGGACGGCGGTCGCCCTCGCCTTTCTTCACTATCATCTGCGCTGAGGCAGCGACTGGGCGCGTCCCGCACCCTTGCCCCTGCCTCATTCCCACGCTACAGCACCGCTGATCCCAATCGGCCGAGGTGCCCATGACCACCCCCCGCCCCCTGCGCATTGCGCCTTCGATCCTGTCGGCCGATTTTTCGCGGCTCGGTGACGAGGTGCGGGCGATTGTAGACGGCGGGGCGGACTATATTCATGTCGACGTGATGGACGGGCATTTCGTGCCCAATATCAGTTTCGGCGCGCCGATCATGAAGTCCATTCGCGGCGTCACCGACAAGGTGTTCGACGTGCACCTGATGATCGCTCCAACCGACCCTTATCTGGCCGATTTCGCCAAGGCCGGCGCTGACATCATCACCGTCCACGCCGAAGCCGGTCCGCATCTGCACCGCTCGCTCCAGGCCATTCGTGCGCTTGGCAAGAAGGCCGGCGTCGCGCTCAATCCCGCTACTCCGGTATCCGCCCTAGAGCATGTGATCGACGATATCGACCTGCTCCTGATCATGAGCGTCAATCCAGGCTTCGGCGGACAGAGTTTCATCCGGGGCAGCCTCGGCAAACTTCGCCAGGCCAGGGCCCTGATCGGCGGCCGAGATATCGACCTCGAAGTCGACGGTGGCGTGACTGCCGACAATGCCGGAGAGATCGTCGCCGCCGGCGCCAATGTGCTGGTCGCCGGCTCATCGGTCTATGGCGGCAATGATCCCGCTACATATGCCGGCCGCATCCAGGCCATCCGCGATGCAGCCACGGGCCGCATCGCCTGAATCAAACTCTGACATACCAAGGCTAAGCCCATGATTCCGCGCTATTCCCGCCCCGAAATGGTTGCCAACTGGTCGGCTGAAAGCCGGTTCGCCATCTGGTTCGAGATCGAGGCTCATGCCACGTCCAAGCTTGCCGAACTTGGCGTGGTGCCCAAGGAAAGCGCCGACAAGATCTGGGACGTGATGAATGCCCGCAAGGCCGAGCGCGGCGACTACGGTTTCGACGTTGCGCGCATCGATGAGATCGAACGCACCACCAAGCACGACGTCATCGCTTTCCTGACGCACCTTTCCGAAATCGTCGGCCCTGAAGCCCGGTTCGTGCACCAGGGCATGACCTCGTCCGACATTCTCGACACCACCCTTTCGGTACAGCTCAAGAACGCCGCCGACATCTTGCTGGCCGACATCGACGCATTGCTCGCGGCTCTCAAGCGCCGGGCGATGGAGCACAAGGATACGATCACCATCGGCCGCAGCCACGGCATCCATGCCGAGCCGACCACCTTTGGCGTCAAGCTCGCGGAGGCCTATGCCGAATTCACCCGTAATCGCGCCCGCCTCGTCGCTGCGCGCGACGAGATTGCCACCGCCGCGATCTCGGGCGCCATCGGCACCTTCGCCAATATCGATCCGTCGGTGGAAGAATATGTCGCTGAAAAGCTGGGTCTTTCCATCGAGCCCGTCTCGACCCAGGTGATCCCGCGCGACCGGCATGCCATGTTCTTTGCGACCCTGGGTGTCATCGCCTCGTCGATCGAGCGCGTCGCCGTGGAAATCCGGCACCTGCAGCGCACCGAAGTGCTGGAGGCCGAAGAGTTCTTCTCGCCCGGCCAGAAGGGCTCGTCGGCCATGCCGCACAAGCGCAATCCGGTGTTGACGGAAAATCTTACAGGCCTCGCTCGTCTCGTGCGCGGCATGGTCACCCCGGCGCTCGAAAACGTGGCCCTCTGGCACGAACGCGATATCTCGCACTCCTCGGTCGAGCGCATGATCGGCCCCGATGCCACCATTACCCTCGATTTCGCGTTGGCGCGCCTGACCGGCGTCATCGACAAGCTGGTGGTCTATCCCGAAAACATGCGCAAGAATCTCGACCTGCTTGGCGGCCTGCACAATTCGCAGCGCGTTCTGCTGGCACTGACCCAGGCCGGCTACTCGCGCGAGGACAGCTATGCCGCGGTGCAGCGCAACGCCATGAAGGTCTGGGAACACCGCGGCGAGCGCGCGGGGCTCTTTGCCCAGAACCTCAAGAACGACCCTGAAGTGACGCTCAGCGACGCACAGATCGACGCCATGTTCGACGATGCCTATCACCTCAAGCATGTCGACACGATTTTTGCCCGGGTGTTCGGCGCATGAGGATTGCCGATGCGGACATTCTGATCCTGCCAGGGCTCGGCGGCATCAAGCCGGGCCATTGGCAGACGCGGTGGGCCGAGAAGATGAAAACCGCGGCGATCGTCGAACAGGCCGATTGGTGGGAGCCCAATGCCGATGACTGGATCGACACCATCATCCAGGCGGCGCAGCTGACCACAAGGACGGTGGTTTTCGTATGCCATTCTACATCCGTGTCGGCGCTGGTGCATGCCGCGCCGCGGCTGCCCGACAATGTGCGCGGCGCATTTCTGGTCGCCCCGACCGATGTGGAGGAAAGTCCGGCGGCGCCGAAGGCGATTCACGTCTTCCGCCCGGTCCCCCGCGATCCGCTGCCCTTTCCGTCCATGGTCGTCGCATCCAGCAACGACCCCTATGTGACGCTGGAGCGCGCGGTGGAATTCGCCAATTGCTGGGGCTCGGACTTCCACCAGGCAGGCGAGGCCGGCCACATCAATGTCGATTCCGGGCATGGACCATGGCCGGAAGGCCTGCTGATGTTCACGCGGCTGATGCAGCGGCTGTGATCGACGGATACGAGCTGCGGCACGAAACGCCGGCCATCGACGACTACCTGCGTCTGCGGGTCGTCGCTGGCCTCAGCGCCAAGACCGTTGAACAGGCCAGCGCCGGCCTCCCGAACACCTGGTTCGGCGTCACGCTGTTCCATTCCGGTTCCGCAATCGGCATGGGCAGGATCATCGGCGACGGCGGCACCGCCTTCCAGATCGTCGACATTGCCCTCGATCCGCAACATCAGGGCAAAGGTTTGGGCAAGGCCATAATGGCCGCGCTGATGAACCGGCTATCGGCCGGTGCACGAGAAGGCGCCTATGTCAGTCTCATCGCCGACGGGGATGCAAGGCATCTCTATGCCCAGTTCGGCTTCGAGCCAGTAATGCCTGCCTCTATCGGCATGGCGACCCGGGTCGCGACGAGCCGGCCGAATTTTGCCGCGAATCCGCCAAAAACCCCGGAAATCTAGGCAAAATCGGCGCAGGCCGAATTAAATCTTCTTAACTTGAGAGCGGCTTGTGACAGGCCTAAACCATTCCTCGCTGGTTTGAGGCCGCCGGCGGGAAACGCTCCCGCGACGCGACGACCCCCGAAAACCCGCCATAGGGCCGCTCAACTGGCCCGCGCTGTTTTACGGAGACGTATCATGCGCAAATATCTCGTACCCGCCTTTATCGCCCTTCTGGCCGTCGCTCCCGCGGCGTCGTTCGCGGCCACCACGGCGCCCACCGCCGCGGCCACCACGTCTGCCGAACAGACCATGGCCGGCAAGGTCAAGTTCTTCAATCTCGAAGCGCGCTCGGTCGAACTCGAAGATGGCAGCTTCTATTACCTGCCCCCGGGCTTCAAGGCACCGGATGTCAAAGTCGGCCAGCAGGTCACCATACACTGGAAGAAGAACGGCTCGGCTCGCGACGTCACCGCGATCGATATCGGATAACGGAATCAAAAAGGGGCCGCTCGGCGGCCCCTCTTCCTATTACACACGAAACGCGATCAGCCTTCGGCGGCGATCTGTTCGCCGGCCACAGCGATCAGGCTCAGCATCTTTTCGCGCAGGGCTTCGTCCGACACGGCGACGCCCTTGGCCTTGAGATCGCCCGAAACCTTGCGGAACACGTCCTCGTCGCCGGCTTCCTGGAAATCGGCGGCAACCACTTCGGCGGCGTAAGACTTGGCGGCCTCGCCTTCCAGGCCCATCAATTCGGCGGCCCAGAGACCCAACAGCTTGTTGCGGCGCGCTTCTGCCCTGAATTTCTTTTCCGCATCGAATGCGAACTTGGCTTCCTGGCCCTTCTTGCGTTCGTCGAACCCGCTCATGGTCACTCCCAATTGGCTTTGCTGCCGAGCACTCGGCTTTCGCTATGGGACATAGGCGGTTCGGGCCGGCAAATCAACGGCACGCGAAGGGCTGCGACGGCTTGCCCCGCTTTGCATCGTGGACGAAAGCCCTTGCTTTTCTGACCCGTTCTGGCGCATGAAGCGGCCAACTCTACCCTCCCCATTTCGAGGCAGCGGATTCGCTCATGAACCGTCGACGTAAAATCTATGAGGGCAAGGCCAAGATCCTGTTCGAGGGTCCGGAGCCGGGCACTTTGGTTCAGTACTTCAAGGACGACACCACCGCCGGCGACGGCGCGCGCCATGAAGTGATCGATGGCAAGGGCGTGCTGAACAACCGGATCAGCGAGTTCATTTTCTCCAAGCTGAACGATCTGGGCATCCCGACCCACTTCATCCGCCGCGTCAACATGCGCGAGCAGCTGATCAAGGAAGTCGAGATCATTCCGCTCGAGATCATCGTGCGCAACGTGGCCGCCGGCTCGCTGGCCAAGCGCCTGGGCCTCGAGCCCGGCACCCGCCTGCCCCGTTCGATCATCGAGTTCTGCTACAAGGACGATGCGCTGCACGACCCAATGGTCAGCGAAGAGCACATCACCGCCTTCGGATGGGCCACGCCTGCCGAGCTCGACGACATCATGAGCCTCGCCGTCCGCATCAACGACTTCCTGACCGGCCTCTTCATGGGCGTCGGCATCCAGCTCGTCGACTTCAAGATCGAGTGTGGCCGCCTCTATGAAGGCGACCTGATGCGCATCGTGCTCGCAGACGAGATCAGCCCTGATAGCTGCCGCCTGTGGGACGTCAAGACCCGCAACAAGATGGACAAGGACCGCTTCCGCGAGAACCTTGGCGGGCTCGTCGAAAACTATCGTGAGGTCGCCCAGCGCCTCGGCATCCTCGTGGAAAACGACAATGCGCTGACCACCGGTCCGCGTCTCGTCCAGTAGAATTTAGGAAACTGCCATGAAGGCGCGCGTCACTGTCACGCTCAAGAACGGCGTTCTCGACCCCCAGGGCCAGGCCATCGAAGGGTCCCTGGCCAGCCTCGGCTTTGGCGGTGTTGCAAATGTGCGACAGGGGAAGGTGTTCGATATCGAGGTGGCCGGAACTGATGCGGAATCCGCGCGTTCCCAGATCAACGCGATGTGCGAAAAGCTCCTCGCGAACACCGTGATCGAAAACTACTCGGTCGAAATCTCAAATTAACGCCTGACGGCTACAAGCTTATTCGCGCCCTTTTTGGCGCAGGACCGTACGATTATGCGCAAAACCCAGATCGCCCTTTCCGTCATGTTTTTCGCCTCGCTCGGCCTGCTGTTTGCAGCCTATGCATCGGTGCCGGTCTGACTTGACCGGCCGGGCGAAGTAATGCGCTCGGGACATGTTGCCTGACATCGACACAGTGACTGTTTATTAAGTCACCACCGGCTAGATTCACGTTGAAACACACATACGTGAACTGCAAGTCTTGGCATCGTTTCCAAAATATCTGATGACCGCCGGCGCAGCCACAGCAGTGGATGTCGCACTGGTTCAGATTTGCCTTCAACTGCTGTCGCTCCACCCGTCGATCGCCCTTGCATGTGCAATGTGCGTCGGGGCCGCCGGCGGCATGTCGGTCAATTTCTTCCTGTCGCGTCGTTTTGTTTTCGCGTCTGATGGGCGCCGGCCGCACCAGCAGTTCTTGACCTTTTTTGCGGTGTCGCTTTCGACGGCGATGCTCCGCCTGGCTATCGCCTATGGCCTTGTCTCACTGCTGTCGCTTGCCCTGTTCGCTCCACTTCTCATCTTGCCCGTATCGCTGCCGGCGGAACGGCTCGCCCATCTGGGTGCGGTGGGGATCGTCACCATTTATTCCTTTCTTGCCCACCGTCACTTTTCCTTCGCCGGCGGCTTTCGGAGCCGTCTGCTGACTCGAACGACCATGGTGTCCTGATGCATGTCGAAACCCTCGTCATTGGCGCCGGACCGGCTGGGCTGACCACAGCCTACGAATTGACCAAGGCCGGGCGCAGCGTCGCGGTGGTGGAAAGAGACCCGATCTATGTCGGCGGCATCTCCCGCACGGTGACCTACAAGGGCTACCGGTTCGACATCGGCGGCCACCGGTTCTTCTCCAAGAGCGCGGAAGTCGAGGCATGGTGGACTGAAATAATGGGCGACGAGATGCTTCAGCGTCCGCGCTCCAGTCGCATCTACTACAATGGCAAGCTGTTCGATTATCCGCTCCGCGCTATGGATGCCCTGACCAAACTCGGCCCGGTGGAAGCCGTGCGCTGCGTGCTGTCCTATGCGTGGGCAAAGATGCGCCCCTATCGCAATGTGGTGAGCTTCGAGCAGTGGGTCGTGAACAACTTCGGCCGCCGGCTATTCGAGATTTTCTTCAAGACCTACACCGAGAAGGTCTGGGGCATGAAATGCTCGGAGATCTCCGCCGACTGGGCCGCCCAGCGCATCAAGGGTCTGAACCTCTACCAGGCGATCATCCAGAGTTTCGGCCTCGGGCGGAAGCCGGAAGGCGGTGGTGAGATCATCAAGACGCTGATCAACTCCTTCCGCTATCCTCGCCTCGGCCCGGGACAGATGTGGGAGCGCGCCCGGGACAAGATCGTTGCACAGGGCGGCAAGATGATGATGGGGTCAACCATCACCGATCTCAGCCAGCACGCGGCGACCGGCCAGTGGGTCGCCATCGTCACGGATGCCACAGGCCGCGAGACCAAGGTCACCGCAGACCATCTGGTGTCGACCGCCGCGATCAACGAACTGGTCCGCATGCTTGGCGCCGATGGCGAACCCGACATGCAGCAGGCTACATCAGGCCTGCGCTACCGCGACTTCCTCATCGTCGGCCTGATCATGCGCGGCAAGGAAAGCTTCGACGACAACTGGATTTATATCCACGATCCCAACGTGAAGGTGGGCAGGATCCAGAACTTCAAATCCTGGTCGCCCGACATGGTGCCCGATCCGGACACCGCCTGCTACGGCATGGAATACTTCTGCAATGCCGGAGACGATACCTGGGCCATGAGCGATGCCGATCTCATCGCCCGCGCCAAGGCGGAAATCGGCAAGCTCGGCCTGGCACGGGCCGAGGACATCATCGACGGCGCGGTGGTTCGCCAGCCCAAGGCCTACCCTGTCTATGACGACACCTACAAGGTGCATGTCGACACGATTACCGAAGGCCTTGAAGCGCGTTTCCGCAACCTGCATCTGGCGGGCCGGAACGGCATGCACAAGTACAACAACCAGGACCATGCCATGATGACGGGCATGCTCACGGCAAGAAATATCATCGCTGGCTCCATCGCCTATGACGTCTGGACCGTCAACGAAGACGCGGAATACCACGAGGGTGGCAATGCCGGAACTGACAGGATCGAAGACCGCCTGGTTCCGCGACGCGTCGCCTGACCGGACCGATAGTCCCGCGCAGCCCAGCAAGGCGGACACTGTCGTCGCCGTCGCGGCGGTGATCATCTACGCCGTGCTGCAGGTGGCTCTGGTGGTCACGCACGACGCGTGGGTCGATGAAGCCCAGGCTTGGCTGCTCGCCACGCGGCTCACCAATCCGCTCGATCTGTTGATCCTGCCGGGCGAAGGTCATCCGCCCCTCTGGCATTGGCTGCTCCGAGCACTGTCGACTGTGCTGGACTTCAATCAGGCGCGCTACCTTAATACCGGCGTTGCCGTGCTCAATGCCATACTGCTCTACCGTCTGCTGCGCGGCGAAGTCATGCTGCTCTTGCTGATGCTCTTCAGCTTCGCCGTGCTGCAATATTGGGGCTACCACTTTCGCCCCTATCCGCTGATCTTCACCTGCGTCATCTCCGCCCTGCTGCTCGATCGCGCCGGCCGCCCGCTCACCTCGACCTGGGTCCTGGCGATGGCCTGCGGACTACACTTCTTCTGCGGCCTGTTCTTCGCCTTCTGGCTGGTCTGGCAGGTGAGCAAGGGCACGCCCGCAGTAAGGCTCCTCGCCCCTGCAGTCGTTGCCGCGCTGTTTGGTCTCTCCGCCGTCCTGTCGGGTCTGGGCAATCCAACTGCAGGTCCGGAGACCGGCGAACTGCTGACGGACACATTCCACCTTCTGAGCTGGGCCGTCATGCTCGAGCCGATCCGCGGACCGATCACGGCCTTCATCATAGTCGCGGCGCTGACCCTCGCGCTCCGAGATCGGCCAGTGCTGCTGATCACGCTGCTTGCCCTGCTCGTAAGCTTTTCCGTCGCCGCAGGACTGATCTATGGGCGATCGCCTTGGCACGCGGCGTTCCAGACCATGCTGTGTTTCATCGCTTTTATGGCGGCAGGCATGAACCGTTGGCGGCGCTGGGTGATGATCGGACTGCTGGCGCCACAGGTCGCGGTGGGCCTCGTGGTGGTTACCCAGCGTCTCAGCGAACCGGCCTGGGCCAAGGATGACCTCTATTCGCTTGTCCGCGCCGATGCCGGCGCCGGCTTCGATCCGGAAACCGACCTCGTCGGCTGGCCGGATATGGCCATTCCCGAATGGGCCGCCGAAAACGGCATTCGCATGATCAACGGCAATAACGGGCAACTCGCCGATGCCATCGTGTGGCGGGACCACGAACCGGACATGGTGGCCCCTTCGGTGATGGCAAGGGCAAGGCCGTTCTGGCTCATCTGCATCAAATGCGGTCCCGTGATCCAGGCCCTGAAGGCCGAGGGCGCCACTCCCGTGGAGATCGGCGAAAAGACGAGCATAGACTTCTACGATGCCTCGGCGTTTCGCATTGAATAGAACAGCGCAAGATTTTCCTTACCAAGCCGAAGCATTTGTGCCGGTCTTGCGCCGCGTTTAACTCCGACGGATCGGGTTCGGGTCTAGGGTCTTTGCAACCGAAGACGGGAACCATCATGCAGACCACCACATCCAGGCTCGACTGGGTGGATATGGCCAAGGGCCTCTCCATCTTTCTGGTCGTCACCATGTACTGCGCCGCCAGTGTCGGCGAGGACACCGGCCAGGCCGGTTTCCTGCACTGGACCATCGCATTCGCCATGCCCTTCCGCATGCCGGAATTCTTTCTGCTCTCGGGCCTGTTTCTGACGCAGGTGATTGGCCGCCCTTGGAAGGCCTACGCCGACCGCCGCGTCGTGCATTACCTCTATTTCTACGCCCTTTGGGCAGTCATCCACATCCTGTTCAAGGAAGCGCTGATCGGCCGGGACTTTGGCGGCGCGGCGACGTCGCTGGCCTGGGCGCTGGTGGAGCCCTATGGCGTCCTGTGGTTCATATACATGCTTGCGGTATTCGGCCTCGTCTGCAAATTCCTGCACGAGATCAAGGCGCCGATGTGGGGCGTGCTTGCTGTGGCCGCCATCCTGCAGATGGCCGATATCCACACTGGTAGCTACCTCGTCGACCAGTCTGCCGAATACTTCGTCTACTTCTATGCAGGCGCTGTCTTCGCGCCGCATATCTTCACGCTGGCGGAGTGGTCGTCCAGCCATGTGCTGGCCGCGCTCGGCGTT harbors:
- a CDS encoding MarR family winged helix-turn-helix transcriptional regulator — translated: MPDIVPLPPIRTAAQLRAQADDLKARPNFVACNQAYTKGVAAFREAARPFGKLIANEDRFRIVNYIFHLWAEGRAAGGDGALTYGTIHEVSQRGQVTARVLKNTLALGVHLGFLERKPNPADRRSWLYAPTELGARFPHQWLIPATESLDRLVDGETLTERIQNDPEVTIRFFLGAGREFASGLEPAILVPDYMHFCGHREGAPLVAMALLIAEMEGKPNPSRGEIAARYGLTKSQVALVISAGVELGFISLENGSARPTDALRDGNADWTAVALAFLHYHLR
- the rpe gene encoding ribulose-phosphate 3-epimerase, with product MTTPRPLRIAPSILSADFSRLGDEVRAIVDGGADYIHVDVMDGHFVPNISFGAPIMKSIRGVTDKVFDVHLMIAPTDPYLADFAKAGADIITVHAEAGPHLHRSLQAIRALGKKAGVALNPATPVSALEHVIDDIDLLLIMSVNPGFGGQSFIRGSLGKLRQARALIGGRDIDLEVDGGVTADNAGEIVAAGANVLVAGSSVYGGNDPATYAGRIQAIRDAATGRIA
- the purB gene encoding adenylosuccinate lyase, coding for MIPRYSRPEMVANWSAESRFAIWFEIEAHATSKLAELGVVPKESADKIWDVMNARKAERGDYGFDVARIDEIERTTKHDVIAFLTHLSEIVGPEARFVHQGMTSSDILDTTLSVQLKNAADILLADIDALLAALKRRAMEHKDTITIGRSHGIHAEPTTFGVKLAEAYAEFTRNRARLVAARDEIATAAISGAIGTFANIDPSVEEYVAEKLGLSIEPVSTQVIPRDRHAMFFATLGVIASSIERVAVEIRHLQRTEVLEAEEFFSPGQKGSSAMPHKRNPVLTENLTGLARLVRGMVTPALENVALWHERDISHSSVERMIGPDATITLDFALARLTGVIDKLVVYPENMRKNLDLLGGLHNSQRVLLALTQAGYSREDSYAAVQRNAMKVWEHRGERAGLFAQNLKNDPEVTLSDAQIDAMFDDAYHLKHVDTIFARVFGA
- a CDS encoding RBBP9/YdeN family alpha/beta hydrolase — translated: MRIADADILILPGLGGIKPGHWQTRWAEKMKTAAIVEQADWWEPNADDWIDTIIQAAQLTTRTVVFVCHSTSVSALVHAAPRLPDNVRGAFLVAPTDVEESPAAPKAIHVFRPVPRDPLPFPSMVVASSNDPYVTLERAVEFANCWGSDFHQAGEAGHINVDSGHGPWPEGLLMFTRLMQRL
- a CDS encoding GNAT family N-acetyltransferase, whose protein sequence is MIDGYELRHETPAIDDYLRLRVVAGLSAKTVEQASAGLPNTWFGVTLFHSGSAIGMGRIIGDGGTAFQIVDIALDPQHQGKGLGKAIMAALMNRLSAGAREGAYVSLIADGDARHLYAQFGFEPVMPASIGMATRVATSRPNFAANPPKTPEI
- a CDS encoding DUF1344 domain-containing protein; this translates as MRKYLVPAFIALLAVAPAASFAATTAPTAAATTSAEQTMAGKVKFFNLEARSVELEDGSFYYLPPGFKAPDVKVGQQVTIHWKKNGSARDVTAIDIG
- a CDS encoding DUF1476 domain-containing protein; amino-acid sequence: MSGFDERKKGQEAKFAFDAEKKFRAEARRNKLLGLWAAELMGLEGEAAKSYAAEVVAADFQEAGDEDVFRKVSGDLKAKGVAVSDEALREKMLSLIAVAGEQIAAEG
- the purC gene encoding phosphoribosylaminoimidazolesuccinocarboxamide synthase, with translation MNRRRKIYEGKAKILFEGPEPGTLVQYFKDDTTAGDGARHEVIDGKGVLNNRISEFIFSKLNDLGIPTHFIRRVNMREQLIKEVEIIPLEIIVRNVAAGSLAKRLGLEPGTRLPRSIIEFCYKDDALHDPMVSEEHITAFGWATPAELDDIMSLAVRINDFLTGLFMGVGIQLVDFKIECGRLYEGDLMRIVLADEISPDSCRLWDVKTRNKMDKDRFRENLGGLVENYREVAQRLGILVENDNALTTGPRLVQ
- the purS gene encoding phosphoribosylformylglycinamidine synthase subunit PurS, with protein sequence MKARVTVTLKNGVLDPQGQAIEGSLASLGFGGVANVRQGKVFDIEVAGTDAESARSQINAMCEKLLANTVIENYSVEISN
- a CDS encoding GtrA family protein; its protein translation is MTAGAATAVDVALVQICLQLLSLHPSIALACAMCVGAAGGMSVNFFLSRRFVFASDGRRPHQQFLTFFAVSLSTAMLRLAIAYGLVSLLSLALFAPLLILPVSLPAERLAHLGAVGIVTIYSFLAHRHFSFAGGFRSRLLTRTTMVS
- a CDS encoding NAD(P)/FAD-dependent oxidoreductase, producing the protein MHVETLVIGAGPAGLTTAYELTKAGRSVAVVERDPIYVGGISRTVTYKGYRFDIGGHRFFSKSAEVEAWWTEIMGDEMLQRPRSSRIYYNGKLFDYPLRAMDALTKLGPVEAVRCVLSYAWAKMRPYRNVVSFEQWVVNNFGRRLFEIFFKTYTEKVWGMKCSEISADWAAQRIKGLNLYQAIIQSFGLGRKPEGGGEIIKTLINSFRYPRLGPGQMWERARDKIVAQGGKMMMGSTITDLSQHAATGQWVAIVTDATGRETKVTADHLVSTAAINELVRMLGADGEPDMQQATSGLRYRDFLIVGLIMRGKESFDDNWIYIHDPNVKVGRIQNFKSWSPDMVPDPDTACYGMEYFCNAGDDTWAMSDADLIARAKAEIGKLGLARAEDIIDGAVVRQPKAYPVYDDTYKVHVDTITEGLEARFRNLHLAGRNGMHKYNNQDHAMMTGMLTARNIIAGSIAYDVWTVNEDAEYHEGGNAGTDRIEDRLVPRRVA
- a CDS encoding acyltransferase family protein, with translation MQTTTSRLDWVDMAKGLSIFLVVTMYCAASVGEDTGQAGFLHWTIAFAMPFRMPEFFLLSGLFLTQVIGRPWKAYADRRVVHYLYFYALWAVIHILFKEALIGRDFGGAATSLAWALVEPYGVLWFIYMLAVFGLVCKFLHEIKAPMWGVLAVAAILQMADIHTGSYLVDQSAEYFVYFYAGAVFAPHIFTLAEWSSSHVLAALGVLAIWAIINAVTVFSPGFRMDPVHIQMGWGALPGIHLVMALAGAGAICMVAATLTRLPFMDWLRWMGSKSLVIYVAFVLPMGVARTILLRLGIEEVNLVSLLTMVVAITAPLILWWLTERTGFGRFLFERPAWAHLPGTGRAPAPPKAVPAE